In Nomia melanderi isolate GNS246 chromosome 5, iyNomMela1, whole genome shotgun sequence, a single genomic region encodes these proteins:
- the LOC116430924 gene encoding uncharacterized protein LOC116430924 has protein sequence MNNSTVTLILLCGVYGALAGRRYIAIPVDGVDVIELSPVTPRIARQAGSYIPIAIPSNHQDDLENPRLERSVTPVLDYVDFGGYTGSNGAFSWYADYPAHH, from the coding sequence ACTGTAACATTGATTCTTTTGTGCGGCGTCTACGGTGCTTTGGCCGGCCGCCGTTACATCGCCATACCGGTGGACGGGGTCGACGTGATCGAGCTGAGTCCGGTCACGCCGAGGATTGCTCGACAAGCCGGCAGTTACATACCGATCGCTATTCCTAGTAATCATCAGGACGACCTGGAGAACCCGCGTCTGGAGAGGTCGGTTACTCCTGTCCTGGATTACGTGGATTTTGGCGGATACACAGGGTCCAACGGGGCTTTCAGCTGGTACGCCGATTATCCGGCGCACCATTGA